Within the Magnetococcus sp. PR-3 genome, the region GCACCAAAACCAGATGCCCAGGATGGCAGATCTCCGCCAGTTCAGCAGGAATTTTGTAAGAAAAGGAGGCGTCGCGTGCGCCGGTGAGTGCGACCAGGGCGTACATGGATACTCCCATGGGGTGCGGTTTACAAGAAGGGTGTCAGGACCGGTTATAGCCTATAAACTGGGGCCTTTTATTCGGGTGGTGCCTCATCATACTGGGGCACCCCTTCACCAATGGTTTCCCACTGGGCTTTAGATCCCACATAAATGTGCCGCTGGAGCTCAATCTCTGCATCCTCATCCAGGCAGCCTAAGGCCACCCCGTGGATCTGACCAGCAACAACCCCACACAACATAGAACCGCAGACGCGGCAAAACTGCTTGCCAGCGCCATGGGCCCCCACATAGGTGGTGAGCAGATCCTCGCCCGAGGTCCAAGAGAACTGGTCAGGTTGGACCAAGGCATACGCCGAAGCTTGCGCACTAAACGCTTTTCGACACCGTGAACAGTGGCAGGACCGGGCGTCAAAAACGGTACCATCAATACGGTAGCTTACCGCCCCACAAAAACAGCGCCCGGTCATCGCCATATCCCTACCCTTTAGGAAAAACCCAGGCT harbors:
- a CDS encoding GFA family protein, translating into MAMTGRCFCGAVSYRIDGTVFDARSCHCSRCRKAFSAQASAYALVQPDQFSWTSGEDLLTTYVGAHGAGKQFCRVCGSMLCGVVAGQIHGVALGCLDEDAEIELQRHIYVGSKAQWETIGEGVPQYDEAPPE